The following proteins come from a genomic window of Henningerozyma blattae CBS 6284 chromosome 4, complete genome:
- the TBLA0D05090 gene encoding uncharacterized protein (similar to Saccharomyces cerevisiae ATH1 (YPR026W); ancestral locus Anc_7.433): MIFNILFSIFFNIFIILQYLQVVSGLKSQNKTNNLYQILIDNNDNSYYDSTNQILGTKQFTKQHAYSRQPYVANGYIGSRIPNVGFGYALDTINLWAANSSVEGALNNGWPLRNHRYAGSFVSDFFSQQEKLTSTNFPELDEVGYSTVIASIPEWTNIKIILSVNGTDHLISPEALIDENNMSNYFQNMSMSNGVVTTSFNYLNDLVNIKTEVFAHREISYLGILSLNVTLLNPNEYMMDQIDIQVVDILDFNSSHRTVLNEYGYDLKNGAIFMSVSPENTDDSVASLYSTLQIENDIEYNTAYSKINEKIEHSLSCKIDLNNPTIIFNKFVGIISTEYGNDADFNSTFKMAKSSILDLSLNYTQLYDSNYVAWKKLLENTDLSIPGDSLLDMTAKSSIFHLLSNTRSKNVADNRGLPVSVSGLSSDSYGGMVFWDSDLWIQPSLLPFFPKISNKMINYRNATHEQAKINANSYGYDGALYPWTSGKFANCTSTGPCFDYEYHINIDIALAAISLYMSGGGDEDYLRYTAWPIVNDAAKFFSEYVQYNETSGMYVTQNMTDPDEFADFIDNGAFTNAGIRSLLKWATDIGHHLNETIDENWMEISKNLYIPKADTNITLEYTGMNSTTKVKQADVALMVYPLGFITDESNLNDAVKDLFYYSEHQSAAGPAMTFPVFVAAASSLLNHGTSSESYLYKSVIPFLRGPFAQFSEQADDDFMKNGETQPAFPFLTAHGGFLQSILFGLTGIRYSYEMNTQTNKIERFLRFDPIKLELLNGGLHIQGFHFLGQTLDISTDDDFGYIKHKNGTQNIRIKVPTRNYFSDEVDIFTRNNKTSNFEKRTIGNEFFGREEEKSKSYSNGTFITLEPGEEVKIPLFKPLKNIPSNLAEGKQVANLTEGVPGDVPFSLVDGNNYTHWQPANKSSISRVIIDLGAYNSSNISGGQILWGSRPAKYFSISVIPSVFNFTTKVQMNKIIEEESISVIDNQVVLPSKPFYAEIVEDSIIDLLPSNVTNFEFNFKNINEKYPNHSNISNLIRYVLFSFEGTYDNDTEVTGATVKEISIISSD; encoded by the coding sequence atgatatttaatattttattttctatcttctttaacatttttattattttacaataTCTGCAGGTGGTCAGTGGGTTGAAATcacaaaataaaacaaacaatctataccaaatattaatagataaCAATGATAATTCATATTATGATTCaacaaatcaaatattagGCACAAAACAATTCACTAAACAGCATGCTTATTCAAGACAACCTTATGTAGCTAATGGTTATATTGGTTCTAGAATTCCAAATGTAGGATTTGGTTATGCTTTAGATACAATTAATCTATGGGCTGCAAATTCAAGTGTAGAAGGTGCTTTAAATAATGGTTGGCCATTAAGAAATCATAGATATGCTGGTTCATTTGTTtcagattttttttcacaacaagaaaaattaaccTCAACAAATTTTCCTGAATTAGATGAAGTTGGTTACTCTACGGTAATTGCTTCAATCCCAGAATGGACAaacattaaaataatattatctgTAAATGGTACTGACCATTTAATTTCACCAGAAGCattaattgatgaaaataacatgtcaaattatttccaaaatatGTCAATGTCTAACGGTGTGGTAACTAcatcatttaattatttaaatgatctAGTTAATATCAAAACTGAGGTATTTGCCCATAGAGAGATTTCGTATTTAGGTATCCTATCATTAAATGTTACATTGTTGAATCCAAATGAGTATATGATGGATCAAATTGATATTCAAGTTGTCGATATCTTGGATTTTAACTCCTCTCATAGAACAGTTCTCAATGAATATGGATATGATCTGAAAAACGGTGCAATTTTTATGAGTGTTTCACCAGAAAATACCGATGATTCAGTTGCATCTCTATATTCAACACTTCAGATTGAAAATGACATAGAATATAATACTGCATATTCTAAGATTAATGAAAAGATCGAGCACTCATTATCATGCAAaatagatttaaataatccaaccattatattcaataaatttgttGGGATTATTTCAACCGAGTATGGTAATGATGctgattttaattcaacATTTAAAATGGCTAAATCATCAATACTTGACCTGAGCTTGAATTATACTCAATTATATGATTCAAATTATGTTGCATGGAAGAAATTGCTTGAGAATACTGACCTAAGTATTCCAGGTGACTCTTTACTTGATATGACTGCTAAGTCATCAATATTTCATCTATTGTCTAATACAAGATCCAAAAATGTAGCTGATAATAGAGGATTGCCGGTATCTGTTAGTGGTTTATCATCGGATTCCTATGGCGGCATGGTATTTTGGGATTCTGATTTATGGATCCAACCTTCTTTATTGCCATTTTTCccaaaaatatcaaacaaAATGATCAATTATAGGAATGCGACACATGAGCAAGCTAAAATCAATGCTAATAGTTATGGCTATGACGGTGCTTTATATCCGTGGACTTCAGGTAAATTTGCAAACTGTACTTCGACTGGTCCATGTTTTGATTATGAATAccatattaatattgatattgcTTTAGCAGCTATTTCCTTGTATATGTCTGGGGGTGGTGATGAAGACTATCTACGTTACACTGCCTGGCCAATTGTTAATGATGCTGCAAAATTTTTCAGTGAGTATGTTCAATATAACGAAACTTCTGGAATGTACGTAACTCAAAATATGACTGATCCAGACGAATTTGCTGACTTTATTGATAATGGTGCCTTTACAAATGCTGGTATTAGAAGTCTTTTAAAATGGGCTACTGATATTGGACATCATTTGAATGAAACAATAGATGAAAATTGGATggaaatttctaaaaacCTCTATATTCCAAAAGCAGACACAAATATAACTTTAGAATATACTGGAATGAACAGTACGACAAAGGTAAAGCAAGCTGATGTTGCTCTGATGGTGTATCCTCTGGGATTCATCACTGAtgaatcaaatttaaatgatgcTGTCAAggatttattttattattctgaACACCAATCAGCAGCTGGACCTGCAATGACATTTCCTGTATTTGTTGCCGCTGCTTCAAGCCTGTTGAATCATGGAACCTCTTCTGAAAGCTACCTTTATAAATCGGTAATACCATTTCTAAGAGGTCCATTTGCTCAGTTTAGTGAGCAAGCAGATGATGATTTTATGAAGAATGGTGAAACACAACCTGCATTTCCATTTCTTACTGCACATGGTGGATTCTTACAAAGTATTCTATTTGGGTTAACAGGTATTAGGTATTCATATGAGATGAATACCCAAACCAATAAAATAGAACGATTTTTGAGATTCGATCCAATCAAATTAGAGTTGCTAAATGGTGGGTTACATATTCAAGGGTTTCATTTTCTGGGTCAAACGCTAGATATCAGTACTGATGACGATTTCGGGTATATTAAACATAAAAATGGTActcaaaatattagaattaaagTACCaactagaaattatttCAGTGATGAAGTAGACATTTTCACTAGAAATAATAAGACTagtaattttgaaaagagaACAATTGGGAATGAATTCTTCGGCAGAGAAGAGGAAAAATCCAAATCCTATTCAAATGGGACTTTTATCACATTGGAACCTGGAGAAGAAGTAAAAATACCATTGTTTAAacctttaaaaaatatacctAGTAATCTAGCTGAAGGAAAACAGGTAGCAAATCTGACGGAAGGTGTTCCAGGGGATGTACCATTTTCACTCGTTGATGGAAATAATTACACACATTGGCAACCAGCTAATAAAAGCAGCATTAGCAGAGTTATTATTGATCTGGGAGCATACAATAGCAGTAACATATCTGGTGGTCAAATTTTATGGGGTAGTCGTCCTGCAAAATATTTCTCAATTTCAGTCATACCAAGTGTCTTCAATTTTACCACTAAGGTacaaatgaataaaataattgaagaGGAATCCATTTCAGTTATTGACAACCAAGTGGTACTACCTTCGAAACCTTTTTATGCAGAAATTGTGGAAGATTCAATCATTGACCTATTGCCAAGTAACGTGACTAATTTCgagtttaattttaaaaatattaatgagAAATATCCCAATCACTCTAATATTTCTAACTTGATCAGGTATGTTTTGTTTAGCTTCGAAGGAACGTATGACAATGATACGGAGGTTACAGGAGCAACTGTAAAGGAAATATCTATCATTAGTTCTGATTGA
- the IGD1 gene encoding Igd1p (similar to Saccharomyces cerevisiae YFR017C and YOL024W; ancestral locus Anc_1.363), with translation MTTKTPINDFINLQEPPKPKDNGSMVDAVEMDMMMFNRMPIFNEDSNELPRNYQQSSSSSNGSMDRRDVNLQRRQSTNYIDALNSRKNSISNINTKLQNTLDSQDRSKESPIDESKRHYRNRRQSSVPSMNLQDTCHERYMTTNLLNDSQTSLEEEKPQFKDSFMHEDTGRTLTDQARGRQQDIHVKNNNHYRKPSFQYEDFKKDMYQRSNMFQD, from the coding sequence ATGACCACAAAGACCCCAATCAAtgatttcatcaatttaCAAGAACCTCCCAAGCCTAAGGATAATGGTTCAATGGTGGATGCTGTGGAGATGGATATGATGATGTTCAACAGAATGCCTATTTTTAATGAGGATAGTAATGAACTTCCAAGAAATTATCAGCAATCGTCGTCCTCTTCTAATGGCTCCATGGATAGAAGGGATGTCAACTTGCAACGTCGTCAATCTACAAATTATATAGATGCCTTGAATTCTAGAAAAAATTCCATCTCCAACATCAATACTAAGTTGCAAAACACTCTTGATTCCCAGGATAGATCCAAAGAGAGTCCCATTGATGAGAGTAAAAGACATTATAGAAACAGAAGACAGAGCAGTGTTCCATCTATGAACCTACAAGACACTTGCCATGAACGTTATATGACTACAAACCTATTGAATGATAGTCAAACCTCTTTGGAAGAGGAAAAACCACAATTTAAAGACTCCTTCATGCATGAAGATACTGGACGTACGCTAACCGACCAAGCAAGGGGTAGGCAACAAGATATTCATgttaaaaacaataatcaTTACAGAAAGCCAAGTTTCCAGTATGAGGATTTCAAAAAAGATATGTATCAACGTTCGAATATGTTCCAAGattaa
- the POP4 gene encoding RNase P/RNase MRP complex subunit (similar to Saccharomyces cerevisiae POP4 (YBR257W); ancestral locus Anc_1.346), with protein sequence MDKTQTFIKDYLFSRNFDDPNKPFDDKRFNEKLLIIPTDGGLFIKLRKKKKQNKLSVEKIENSKIFHKENHENYKQINKNSKKSLKEYINTCEKTNLQIKKIIKDEKIQDRLELETYLKKTHVELYNNLPNYEKIKPMYEELWVNYIKEILNIPQEIPNIDKFQISGGNNSLVKLSMADFNGCKIHVTKSKNKNLINMEGIILWDAQKSFIIITKGKMMDEIKCIPKKGTIFKFEIPIKEDYYLQYTILGDRFKYRSSDRAGRKFKSRRCDDMLYYVQN encoded by the coding sequence ATGGATAAAACACAAACATTtataaaagattatttatttagtaGGAATTTTGATGATCCAAATAAACCCTTTGAtgataaaagatttaatgaaaaactTTTAATTATCCCCACAGATGGtggattatttattaaattaagaaagaaaaaaaagcaaaataaattaagtgttgaaaaaattgaaaattctaaaatattcCATAAGGAAAATcatgaaaattataaacaGATTAATAagaattctaaaaaatcattaaaagaatatattaatacttGTGAAAAAACCAAtttacaaattaaaaaaattataaaagatgaaaaaattcaagatcgattagaattagaaacttatttgaaaaagacTCATGttgaattatataataatctaCCGAATTATGAGAAGATTAAACCAATGTATGAAGAATTATGggtaaattatattaaagaaattttaaatattccgcaagaaattccaaatattgataaGTTTCAAATATCGGGAggaaataattcattagtGAAATTATCTATGGCTGACTTTAATGGTTGTAAGATTCATGTTactaaaagtaaaaataaaaatctaATTAATATGGAAGGGATAATATTATGGGATGCACAAAAGagttttataattattaccaaAGGTAAAATGATggatgaaattaaatgtaTACCAAAGAAAGGTAcgattttcaaatttgagATTCCAATCAAAGAAGACTATTATTTGCAATATACTATACTAGGTGATCGTTTTAAATATAGAAGTAGTGATCGTGCTGGTAGGAAGTTTAAAAGTCGTAGATGTGATGATATGTTATATTATGTTCAAAATTGA
- the SHG1 gene encoding Shg1p (similar to Saccharomyces cerevisiae SHG1 (YBR258C); ancestral locus Anc_1.345), whose product MDKQNIDPAQQLVIDFKRQGHFDKLKNQILSNNIENDQNIQDLIKLKIIEIVNQMVSKDESLIFKNRGINSALIESKIIKDDYKLLQNNETENDSTKNIDLNKFINDSLNDSTLYDEILQILNSMD is encoded by the coding sequence ATGgataaacaaaatatagaCCCTGCTCAACAATTGGTGATCGATTTTAAAAGACAAGGTCATTTcgataaattgaaaaaccAAATCTTATCAAACaatatagaaaatgatCAAAACATTcaagatttaattaaattgaaaatcatTGAAATTGTAAATCAAATGGTATCAAAAGATGAAtctttgatttttaaaaatagagGTATAAATTCAGCTCTCATagaatcaaaaattattaaagatgattataaattattacaaaataatgaaactgaaaatgattcaacaaaaaatattgatttaaataaatttattaatgattctttaaatgattcaacattatatgatgaaattttacaaattttaaattcaatggATTAA
- the TBLA0D05140 gene encoding uncharacterized protein (similar to Saccharomyces cerevisiae RGD1 (YBR260C); ancestral locus Anc_1.342), with translation MSNTRVSSLNSTNYSDLLNSARIKKVLDSDIAINALLLRLKQSLLSCEEFIKYLRKKHLFEQDNVDELSKQFKHFFTSNSNTQTTMYKSIHQILAFDGKLSNSKQSYIKSIIKIYDELNSLLLSITKLRKSIKDNSKKLEKDVSDSIHIAEKAKSRYISLCQDWDKLKMTDPTKTKLTLRGSKTTKEQEEDLLRKIDAADLDYKQKVDHSNSLRDKFLHTERPKIVKELKNLILEFDTAMSIQLQKYSIQTENFILNMGLIVSPVEVDKSLKSIAFSIDINNDLYQFLNKYNSKQNMKNNVLVNKNLIPVPYKKHPSMGGSSSSSSASLPSTTNRKITSRNPSSASSKKNFSNIDPLNTTSTISSPSLASTTTFANSSLPNTPLTTTSPSKNILTSSSSSFAQQSSLITSPTITSPSTRLPSTTTFTSLNDSINTNQNTIATSTTGSNKNFETFGVPLTSLIQSEDDMVPIIVRQCIYIIDEFGINIEGIYRKSANVLEVNKLKDMINKDPSNIPSLLLPSKDYHDSDIHLVASLFKLFFASLPDTLIPSEIIPELKICISIEDFDTRKNYMHGLIYKFPDAQYWTLRALLFHLKNIAKNSNQNKMNEKALSIIWGPTVIPSNDDDPTDVNFQINNMQVLLDVTEQAFEPE, from the coding sequence ATGTCAAACACTCGCGTGTCTTCTCTCAATTCAACAAACTACTCAGACCTCCTCAACTCAGCCCGGATCAAAAAAGTACTGGACTCGGATATAGCCATCAACGCCCTCCTGCTAAGACTCAAACAATCCCTTCTATCGTGTGAAGAATTCATCAAGTACCTCAGGAAAAAACATCTCTTCGAACAGGACAACGTCGACGAACTCTCCAAGCAATTCAAACACTTCTTCACCTCCAATTCAAACACCCAAACCACCATGTATAAATCCATCCATCAAATCCTCGCCTTCGATGGCAAGCTGTCCAATTCCAAACAATCCTACATCAAATCCATAATCAAAATCTACGACGAATTGAACTCTTTGCTATTGTCCATCACTAAATTGAGGAAATCCATCAAAGACAATTCCAAGAAATTGGAAAAAGACGTTTCCGACTCAATCCACATCGCTGAAAAGGCCAAGTCAAGATACATCTCCCTGTGTCAGGATTGGGACAAGTTGAAAATGACCGACCCAACAAAGACCAAATTGACTCTGAGAGGTTCCAAGACCACCAAGgaacaagaagaagatcTCTTACGCAAGATCGACGCCGCCGATTTGGATTACAAGCAAAAAGTAGACCATTCCAATTCCTTAAGAGACAAGTTCCTCCATACCGAAAGACCCAAAATCGTCAaggaattgaaaaatttaatccTGGAATTCGACACCGCAATGTCCAtccaattacaaaaatattccaTCCAAACTGAAAATTTCATTCTTAATATGGGCTTGATCGTCTCGCCTGTCGAAGTCGACAAATCCTTGAAATCGATCGCCTTCTCCATCGATATCAACAACGATTTATACCAATTCTTAAACAAATACAACAGTAAACAAAACATGAAAAATAACGTTCtagtaaataaaaacttGATCCCTGTCCCTTATAAAAAACATCCATCCATGGGCGgctcctcctcctcctcctcaGCCTCCCTACCGTCCACTACCAATAGGAAAATCACTTCAAGAAACCCTTCATCTGCAAGttccaagaaaaatttcTCAAACATCGATCCCTTAAATACAACTTCCACAATCTCAAGTCCATCTTTAGCCTCCACCACTACTTTTGCAAATTCCTCTTTACCAAACACCCCTCTTACAACCACCTCACCTTCCAAAAACATTCTCActtcctcctcctcctcaTTCGCACAACaatcatcattaattaCTTCTCCAACTATCACATCTCCTTCAACAAGATTACCAAGTACAACAACTTTTActtcattaaatgattcCATCAATACAAATCAAAATACAATCGCCACTTCCACCACGGGTTCCAATAAAAATTTCGAAACATTCGGTGTACCTTTAACTTCTCTCATACAAAGTGAAGATGATATGGTCCCCATCATCGTACGTCAATGTATTTATATCATCGATGAATTCGGTATAAACATTGAAGGGATTTATAGAAAATCAGCAAACGTCCTTGaagttaataaattaaaagatatgaTCAATAAGGATCCTTCCAATATCCCTTCCTTGTTATTACCTTCCAAAGATTATCATGATTCCGATATTCATCTTGTCGCTTCATTgtttaaattgtttttcGCATCTTTACCTGATACTCTCATACCTTCAGAAATTATAcctgaattaaaaatttgtatTTCTATTGAAGATTTCGATACaaggaaaaattatatgCATGGATTGATTTATAAATTCCCAGATGCTCAATATTGGACTTTAAGAGCTTTACTTTtccatttgaaaaatattgctaaaaattcaaatcaaaataaaatgaatgAAAAAGCTCTAAGTATTATTTGGGGACCCACTGTCATACCttcaaatgatgatgatcCAACAGATGTCaatttccaaattaatAACATGCAAGTTTTATTAGATGTTACAGAACAAGCTTTTGAACcagaataa